AACACATCCTGGAGGAAGAGGAGTCGTTTCTGGAGGAACGATCTCGTCCCCCGTGCTAAGGATACCAATCCGAAGCACCTTGCACGGTACAGATACAATACCCAATGTCGCGAGAAGTCCCACTGTTCTATAGTCGATCCGCATCCCCTCTTTGAGAACAACGTCTCCTGGGGCGTACTCCTCGCCTTCAAGAAGAACGTTTTCGCTCTCCTGAAGAGAGCGACGAACTTCAAGAAGAGACGCGCTGCGATCTGTATCTTCAAGCATAACGACAGCATCATATCCCTTTGGCAATACACCACCGGTATAAATCCCCGCAGCGGTAAAGGGAAGTCCCTCCTGCAACGGAAGCGTGCCCATAGGGACATCAAACCGCACGTCCAAAAAAACCGGAGAAGAGGATGAAGCGCCGATTACATCGGCGCTTCTCACCGCATATCCGTCCCGAAGGCTCCGAGAAAAGGCTGGAGCCGCCTCCTGCGTGCGAATATCTTCGGCAAGGAGTTTCCCCAGAGAATTTCGCAGGGGAAGAAGTTTACTCCCTATTTTCCAGGGGAATCCCAAGGATGCGGCAACTTTTTCCAGAGCCTCCTTCCGTGAGGACAACGCATGCACGAAACCCGCCATGCCGAATCGCTCCTTACATTGATTTTGGAGAGACGTTCAATTCTGAGGAACGACATAGGTGGGATACCCAGACGCCTTCAGTTTTTTCTCCAGTTCGAGTGCTTCACCACGGCTTTTCCCCGCGACGATCCGCACGCGATAATACAACACGCCCTTGACATCTCCCTGAGTGACGAGCACTGTATATCCTTCTTTTCGTGCCTTGCTCGCCAGCTGTTCCGCCTGTCCCTTTTCAGTAAAGGCGCCTATTTGGACAGTCCAATTTCCGCTCGTTGGAGACGATATCGTTGTTGCAAGCGCTTTTTCACTCCCCGGAACAGGTTTGGCCGGTACAGCAGTTTTCTCGACTGCCTGCTTTTGCCCATTCGTTTTTGTGGAAGGTGGAACACCTGTGGTCTGTGGCTCTCCGACAGGGACGGCGACAGGTCCGTCTCCGTTCTGTACGGAAACAGTATTGGACGTGGAGGAGTTGCCCGAATCTTCAGGTTGGAGAGAATGTGTGGGAGTTACCGTAACAGAACGGGATACTTCGGACTGATAAAGCGAACCACCTTTCGAAGTAGGCAGAAAAAAAAGTTTTACTCCGATCACGAGAAGTCCCACGGCAATGATGCCGACAATGGGCAACATCAACTGCCCGAAAGCGAACATGGGACGCCTCATTTTATAACGCCTGCTCCTTCGTGCGTTCATCAAGGCCTCACCTCCGAAATGATCGCACCGGAAAGATTTTTGGAGCCGTTGCACGCTTCGCAGAGAATAAATCTTTCACGTGCTTTCTCGTCTCCGGTACAAATCAGATTTCTGCCAAGGGCAGTTCACCAAAAGCACGTCGCGCTAAAGCACTGTCAAAGGGAGAAGATCTGGAGAGGGTCTCCCGAGAAAAGTCACAAACGGCGTCCCTTCGCTTTCTCCCCATTGAAGCAGACGTTCACTGTCCTCGCACACGAGATGCGCGATTGTGTATTCCAACACTGCCTCCCGAGCGCTTCCTGGGCGAAAAGTACACCCGAACCGCCCCTTGACGCCCCGAATGGATCGTTTAACAAGCTGAAGTCGACGCTTCGCTTCCTTTTCTCCCACAAAAGGTTGCGCACTCCATGGGGTGAATGGTTTCGGCACAAACGTGTTCACGGAGAGAACGACATCAAGCCGTAGTTTTCCTTGGATGATTTCGACCAAGTCACCAATGGCTCGGAGATCCTCGTCGGTCTCTCCGGGAAGCCCTGTCATGAAATAAAGTTTTACCTTTCGGACGCCTATTTTTTTTGCCATCTCAAGATTCTTAAAGAGAAGTGCATTATCGAAATGTTTTCCGCACTGTCGACGCAACGCATCGTTCGCAGCTTCGGGCGCCACAGTAATACTGGTATGACCACCCTTCACAAGAGCTTTTAACATCCCTTCCGTGAGATTATCCACTCGAAGGGAAGCGAACGAAACCCCTTTGTTCCTTTCCGCTAAAGCGTTCAATAATGCGTCCAAGTCATCGTAATCTCCTGCCTCCGGGGTAACGAGTCCCACTCGTGCAACATCGGGAGGGCAGGTTTCAAGGAAGTCCAAAAGCGTCTCCATCCTCCGCCGTCTAGGCTTCGAGTAACACACGGGGAGGGTACAGTAGGAGCACTTCCTGAAACATCCCCGCTGCAACTCAAGCAAAAACGTCTCTCCAAAAACGCTCTCCGGTGTCGTCCAGAGGCTACTTCCGGGGAACATATCGAGATCGGAAACAGTGTTGCGCCTGAGAGTGACGGCATTCCCGCTTCGCAACAACGGAATATGCACAGGCGGAACAAAGAAAGCCGGGTTGGAGGCCAAAGCTCTCCAAAAGGCAATCCTGTCTCCGTTTCGGAGAAAACGCCTGGTTTCCTCCACCAAAAATGGAATGACCGTCTCTCCTTCGCCAAGAACGACAAAATCCGCCATGGCCGCGAAAGCCATTGGATTGATACCACAAAGAGCGCCGCCGACTCCGACGAGAGATCGGGATGACGCCACTCGATCTTTCCAGCGAAGTGGTACATTTTCCGCAACAAGAGTCTTGACGAAATGAAGGAGATCCGCCTCATAAGAAATACTTGCCGTAATAATTGGAAACGAACCGAGACTCCTCCCATTTTCCATAGAAAAAAAGGGGGCGGAGATCCCAAAAAAGCGCTCCACCCCCACTCCAAGCGATTTGAGCATCCTCACGACCAAATGCAAACCGAGATTCGCCATTCCCACCGAATAGGAAGCGGGGAAAAGCAACGCCCAAAGGGGGTCTCCCCCTTCTTTGAGAGGGATCAGGAGCCTTTCTTTTCCAGGCCGTGGCTTTGAGAATGCTCTACTGCTCTTTTTCGTCTCTGTCGTCATGCGTCCCTTTCGAAGAAACGAGGGGGCTGTCCTCGCATCGGTAAGCAATGAGGAGCACTGTTACTTTGCATTCTTCCGTCGCCTCACGACGGAGGGAATGTCGAGATCGCTGCGTGGCATATCTTTGATGCGAAAGAGATCGTCCTCAAGGACCGAACGGACCTCAGATTCCTCCAATTCGATGCGCCCCTTGCCTCGAACATTTTTCCCCGGTGCAGTCCCCGACGGAGCGCCACCAGCAGGTGAGAATCCCGTGGCAATGACCGTTATTTGTATTTTGTCCTCCATCTGGGGATCAAGAACATGTCCCCAGATGATTGTCGCATCCTCATCAGCCGCCTCGGTGATAACCTGCGCAGCCTCCTGGACTTCGACGATTCCGAGATTTGGGCCTCCAGTGACGTTAAACAGAATCCCCTTCGCTCCGTTCATGGGATTCTCCATGAGAGGGCTATTGATGGCAGTACGGGCGGCCATGGACGCCCGTCCATCGCCATGGGCCTCTCCAATCCCCATAATCGCAGATCCTGCATTACTCATGACGGTCCTCACATCCGCAAAATCCACGTTTACAAGTCCGGGACGCAGAATAAGATCCGTCACACCTTGTACTGCCTGGCGCAAAACCTCGTCTGCCAGCTTGAACGCCTCAGAAAGAGGTGTGTTCTTGTCTGCGATCTGCAAAAGTCTGTCGTTTGGAATAACAATAAGAGCATCGACTTTCTCTTTTAAATTTTGAATCCCAGACACTGCGTGACTCGTTCGCCTCCGCCCTTCAAAAGCAAAGGGTCGGGTCACCACCGCAACGACGAGAGCACCGGATTCCTTCGCCGCTTCGGCAATAACAGGAGTAGCTCCTGTTCCAGTACCCCCCCCCATTCCTGCGGTAAGAAAGACCATATCCGCACCCTGGAGAAGTACCTTAAGTTCATCAAGCGACTCCTTCGCCGCTTTAAAGCCAATTTCCGGATTCGCTCCTGCACCAAGCCCCCGCGTGAGTTCAGTGCCAAGCGCAATCTTCGATTCGGCCTCTGATCTTTCAAGATGTGCCATGTCGGTATTAGCGGCAATGAACTCCACACCGGCGATACCGCTACGGATGATATGGTTGAGCGCGTTATTCCCTCCACCGCCGACACCCACGACCTTTATGACTTCGCGGTATTGTCGATGCATTCTATCAATCTCAAACATATCGCCAATGCCTGCCATTCCGCCAACCCCCTGCGACACGATCTGATAGGTAAATCATCACTACTTAAATTAAAATAATTCTTTCAATGCTTTTTTTATGGAATCGATGATGCCTTGGAAAGAGGTTCTACCCTGAGGCGTTTTTTTTACTCCAGAACTTCTCTTTGTCCGGTCATCTGAAACCGGCGCTCCGGGTACGGACAAAACCGGTTCCAGATATCGAAACGCATTGCGCTCCTTCTCGAGTACATAGCGGATGACACCTGATGCCGCCGCATATTCCAAACCGTTTCTTCCCGGAGGCATGCGATGGATATCGAGCGGTTGAGCAATTCTCACGGGGAGATCCACAACCTGAGAGATGAATTGATCAATCCCATCCGTTTTCGCAACTCCTCCTGTGAGGACAATACCAGCGGGAAGCATGGTTACACCAGATTCAGCAATTTCCTTGGAGACAAGTGTTCCGAAAAGTTCTTCAAGCCTGCAAGCGATGACATCCACAACCTCTTTCACTGTGCAGACGAATCGTTTGCCTCGATTTTCGAATTCCAACTCATCCACAAGCGATTCTGGGTTCTCGTCGAGCGAGACTTCCCGTTTCACCGCTTCTGCCTTACTAATAGGAATTCGCAAAACACAGGCCAAATCGTTGGTAATATGATCTCCACCGACGGGAATCACCGAAAGGCGTTTCGGTTTTCCCTCGGCGTACACGGCAACTCCCGTCGTGCCTCCTCCGACATCCACCACCGATGCCCCGGCCAGGGCTTCTTCATTCGTCAGAACTCCCAATGCACTGGCCAAAGGTTTGATGATCATTCCTTGGACGCGGAGTCCTGCCCTCTGCACACAGGTAACCACGTTCTGCACCACCGCCGTGGGCAAGATGATGGACTGCAACTCCATTTCAAGCCGAACCCCCGTCATGCCAAGAGGATCGTCAATACCGCTGTGCCCGTCAATGGAATATTCAACAGGAATTGTATGAAGAATACACTGATTGGAAGCCACGTTCACCTCTGTTTGCGCAGCCTCAATAACGCGCTCGATATCCTGAATGGTAGTCTGCCGTGGAACACGGCCAAGGGATATCATGCCCCGCGAACGGATGCTCGTCACATCGCTTCCGCCAAAGGAGACGGTAGCCTCCACGATGGGAAGACCGACCATGTTCTTCGCATCTTCAACGGCATGACGTACGGACTGCACCGCTTGCTCGAGATTGACAATAAGGCCTTTCCGGATACCCCTGGAAAGAGCCTGTCCAATCCCAATGATCTGAGCCTCACCGGACGTGCCGTCTCTTTCGGCGACAACGACCACAACCTTACTTGCTCCTATGTCCAGCCCCACAAGGAGCTCAGGCTCCGCGATCACGGCATCATCCGCTCCCTTCCCCGCTCTCTTCCGTAAATGCGGGCGTCGTGTCATTCGTAGTTCTTCCTCACGACGATTTTATCATCATATGTGGCATCTATGAGATAGACGGCATCCTGCTGCGGCGTAAGATCCCGAACGATAACATCCACCGCTCCCTTCAAGCCCTCCCAACGCCGGTCCCGGCCATCCACCATCAGAAGTATACGCCGTCCGTCCAGCGTCATCCGAAGAGTGACGATTTCGATGCCGCTTCTCTTGTGTACTGCCCATTCTTCGAGAAGTGGAAACCATCCGATGAGTTGCAACGTTTTCTTCCAGCTCTCCAGCATTCCAAGAGGCAGTCGCGATCGAAAAATCTGGCGATCTTCAGGGACAACCGCCTGAGGCGACGGCATTTCATCACCCCAAAGCAAAGCGGGTCCTGATGGTCTTCGAATTCCCTTTACGATGTTATTCTCTGGCAAATCTGTCGCCCACAGAAGCCCCTCCTCGTCCACATACCATTCTTTTCCCTGCCAACGAAGAACGAACCAAGGGACCAAGGGACGACACTTCCATTCAAAAAAGCCCCATCCGGCAAAAGAAATCCGAGTCCGAAGAGGGTACATACTTTCCAGATAATTCGCCATATGTTTCGCATGGAGCCAGAAAAGAAGCCAGTTACGTTTTTCTTTATCGGGGATGAGAGACAATAGCTCAACTTCCGAAATACCTACTTCAAGCGACATACGCAAGCCGCGAAGGCGAAAAAACTGAAAATGCTCCTCCGCAGAACAGGCAACCCCTCCCAAAAAAGCAATCAGGAGAACCCATGTTTTAATCCTTAGCCAAAAAGCCCCATTCATCTCCTAAGAGCCGCACTTCCGGTTCCAAAAGAATACCATATACCTGGTAAACATGATGGCGGCATTCTT
Above is a genomic segment from Aminiphilus circumscriptus DSM 16581 containing:
- a CDS encoding molybdopterin molybdotransferase MoeA encodes the protein MAGFVHALSSRKEALEKVAASLGFPWKIGSKLLPLRNSLGKLLAEDIRTQEAAPAFSRSLRDGYAVRSADVIGASSSSPVFLDVRFDVPMGTLPLQEGLPFTAAGIYTGGVLPKGYDAVVMLEDTDRSASLLEVRRSLQESENVLLEGEEYAPGDVVLKEGMRIDYRTVGLLATLGIVSVPCKVLRIGILSTGDEIVPPETTPLPPGCVRDANGWMLQALLREYGFSVSYFGIVRDDEFSLRHAMEKALKQCQVLLLSGGSSVSSRDLCSDLFASFPLPGLIVRGLNMSPGKPTLIAGDVKRERLLVGLPGHPHSCTVVALAVLLPLLDALAGVPKQARRTFFLTLGDDVVGRTGVEEFFPVALKDGLVYPIANKSGFVGSFSSAEGLLRLPENRETARRGEVVEVWLP
- a CDS encoding SPOR domain-containing protein, yielding MNARRSRRYKMRRPMFAFGQLMLPIVGIIAVGLLVIGVKLFFLPTSKGGSLYQSEVSRSVTVTPTHSLQPEDSGNSSTSNTVSVQNGDGPVAVPVGEPQTTGVPPSTKTNGQKQAVEKTAVPAKPVPGSEKALATTISSPTSGNWTVQIGAFTEKGQAEQLASKARKEGYTVLVTQGDVKGVLYYRVRIVAGKSRGEALELEKKLKASGYPTYVVPQN
- a CDS encoding B12-binding domain-containing radical SAM protein, giving the protein MTTETKKSSRAFSKPRPGKERLLIPLKEGGDPLWALLFPASYSVGMANLGLHLVVRMLKSLGVGVERFFGISAPFFSMENGRSLGSFPIITASISYEADLLHFVKTLVAENVPLRWKDRVASSRSLVGVGGALCGINPMAFAAMADFVVLGEGETVIPFLVEETRRFLRNGDRIAFWRALASNPAFFVPPVHIPLLRSGNAVTLRRNTVSDLDMFPGSSLWTTPESVFGETFLLELQRGCFRKCSYCTLPVCYSKPRRRRMETLLDFLETCPPDVARVGLVTPEAGDYDDLDALLNALAERNKGVSFASLRVDNLTEGMLKALVKGGHTSITVAPEAANDALRRQCGKHFDNALLFKNLEMAKKIGVRKVKLYFMTGLPGETDEDLRAIGDLVEIIQGKLRLDVVLSVNTFVPKPFTPWSAQPFVGEKEAKRRLQLVKRSIRGVKGRFGCTFRPGSAREAVLEYTIAHLVCEDSERLLQWGESEGTPFVTFLGRPSPDLLPLTVL
- the ftsZ gene encoding cell division protein FtsZ — translated: MAGIGDMFEIDRMHRQYREVIKVVGVGGGGNNALNHIIRSGIAGVEFIAANTDMAHLERSEAESKIALGTELTRGLGAGANPEIGFKAAKESLDELKVLLQGADMVFLTAGMGGGTGTGATPVIAEAAKESGALVVAVVTRPFAFEGRRRTSHAVSGIQNLKEKVDALIVIPNDRLLQIADKNTPLSEAFKLADEVLRQAVQGVTDLILRPGLVNVDFADVRTVMSNAGSAIMGIGEAHGDGRASMAARTAINSPLMENPMNGAKGILFNVTGGPNLGIVEVQEAAQVITEAADEDATIIWGHVLDPQMEDKIQITVIATGFSPAGGAPSGTAPGKNVRGKGRIELEESEVRSVLEDDLFRIKDMPRSDLDIPSVVRRRKNAK
- the ftsA gene encoding cell division protein FtsA; the encoded protein is MTRRPHLRKRAGKGADDAVIAEPELLVGLDIGASKVVVVVAERDGTSGEAQIIGIGQALSRGIRKGLIVNLEQAVQSVRHAVEDAKNMVGLPIVEATVSFGGSDVTSIRSRGMISLGRVPRQTTIQDIERVIEAAQTEVNVASNQCILHTIPVEYSIDGHSGIDDPLGMTGVRLEMELQSIILPTAVVQNVVTCVQRAGLRVQGMIIKPLASALGVLTNEEALAGASVVDVGGGTTGVAVYAEGKPKRLSVIPVGGDHITNDLACVLRIPISKAEAVKREVSLDENPESLVDELEFENRGKRFVCTVKEVVDVIACRLEELFGTLVSKEIAESGVTMLPAGIVLTGGVAKTDGIDQFISQVVDLPVRIAQPLDIHRMPPGRNGLEYAAASGVIRYVLEKERNAFRYLEPVLSVPGAPVSDDRTKRSSGVKKTPQGRTSFQGIIDSIKKALKELF